One Sebastes umbrosus isolate fSebUmb1 chromosome 6, fSebUmb1.pri, whole genome shotgun sequence DNA window includes the following coding sequences:
- the LOC119490107 gene encoding F-box only protein 6-like isoform X2 — protein MGATHSSGSASSRDVSSAAGPLGSLGDSFPIPLEILEEIFLNLPPHQVVLVCRLVCHPWKEVADSESLWRHRCRRERYRLRDASKIPTDWRLFYFLCKKRRNLLKNPRGEQDLSGWQILESGGDGWAVHDLRVPHPNETVQRNFVTSYGMCKKSQLIDLEKEGYNPSFMDHFQPDIKISDWYSPRSDCGSKYVICVELMNQRKQPVQTFAPETVHFEQWNEERWNQTS, from the exons ATGGGTGCAACTCACAGCTCTGGTTCAGCCTCAAGTCGGGATGTGTCTTCAGCTGCAGGACCACTGGGATCACTGGGAGAT TCCTTCCCTATTCCTCTGGAGATCCTGGAGGAGATCTTCCTGAATCTTCCTCCCCATCAGGTGGTTCTTGTTTGCCGGTTAGTGTGCCATCCATGGAAAGAAGTGGCTGACAGCGAGTCTCTGTGGAGGCACAGATGCAGAAGAGAAAGATATCGCCTCCGCGATGCTTCCAAAATACCCACAGACTGGAGGTTGTTTTACTTCTTGTGCAAGAAGAGAAGAAATCTCCTCAAGAATCCAAGAGGAGAAC aagACCTGAGCGGCTGGCAGATTTTGGAGAGTGGTGGTGATGGATGGGCAGTACACGATCTTAGAGTGCCGCATCCAAATGAGACAGTTCAGAGAAACTTTGTGACGTCTTACGG AATGTGCAAGAAGTCGCAGTTGATTGATTTGGAGAAAGAAGGTTACAACCCATCGTTTATGGATCACTTCCAGCCAGACATCAAAATATCTGATTG GTATTCACCAAGATCAGATTGTGGCAGTAAATACGTGATCTGTGTAGAGCTGATGAATCAGAGAAAGCAGCCTGTCCAGACGTTCGCTCCTGAGACTGTTCACTTTGAGCAGTGGAATGAAGAGAGATGGAATCAG ACTTCCTGA
- the LOC119490107 gene encoding F-box only protein 44-like isoform X1 codes for MGATHSSGSASSRDVSSAAGPLGSLGDSFPIPLEILEEIFLNLPPHQVVLVCRLVCHPWKEVADSESLWRHRCRRERYRLRDASKIPTDWRLFYFLCKKRRNLLKNPRGEQDLSGWQILESGGDGWAVHDLRVPHPNETVQRNFVTSYGMCKKSQLIDLEKEGYNPSFMDHFQPDIKISDWYSPRSDCGSKYVICVELMNQRKQPVQTFAPETVHFEQWNEERWNQMTHVFHNYGPGVRYICFIHGGRDSLFWAGWYGIRLTDSCVEICPAMDT; via the exons ATGGGTGCAACTCACAGCTCTGGTTCAGCCTCAAGTCGGGATGTGTCTTCAGCTGCAGGACCACTGGGATCACTGGGAGAT TCCTTCCCTATTCCTCTGGAGATCCTGGAGGAGATCTTCCTGAATCTTCCTCCCCATCAGGTGGTTCTTGTTTGCCGGTTAGTGTGCCATCCATGGAAAGAAGTGGCTGACAGCGAGTCTCTGTGGAGGCACAGATGCAGAAGAGAAAGATATCGCCTCCGCGATGCTTCCAAAATACCCACAGACTGGAGGTTGTTTTACTTCTTGTGCAAGAAGAGAAGAAATCTCCTCAAGAATCCAAGAGGAGAAC aagACCTGAGCGGCTGGCAGATTTTGGAGAGTGGTGGTGATGGATGGGCAGTACACGATCTTAGAGTGCCGCATCCAAATGAGACAGTTCAGAGAAACTTTGTGACGTCTTACGG AATGTGCAAGAAGTCGCAGTTGATTGATTTGGAGAAAGAAGGTTACAACCCATCGTTTATGGATCACTTCCAGCCAGACATCAAAATATCTGATTG GTATTCACCAAGATCAGATTGTGGCAGTAAATACGTGATCTGTGTAGAGCTGATGAATCAGAGAAAGCAGCCTGTCCAGACGTTCGCTCCTGAGACTGTTCACTTTGAGCAGTGGAATGAAGAGAGATGGAATCAG ATGACCCATGTATTCCATAACTACGGACCAGGAGTGAGATACATCTGTTTTATCCACGGAGGAAGGGACTCTCTGTTCTGGGCAGGATGGTATGGAATTCGCCTTACCGACAGCTGTGTGGAGATATGTCCAGCGATGGACACATAG
- the LOC119490670 gene encoding F-box only protein 6-like, translated as MKRKAKKAMGSTHSSGSASSRDVSSAAGPTASLSLHLFPVPLEILEEIFLNLPPKQVVLVCRLVCHQWKEVADSESLWRERCRREGYRLRDASKIPKDWRLFYFLCKKRRNLLKNPRGENKMKNWQILENGGDRWKVEEVMVPHPNETVKKTFVTSYGMCRKSQLIDLEAEGYNPSFMDHFQPDIKISDWYAPRWDCGSKYEIRVELLNLRKNPVQTFAPETVYFEQWNDQKWNQMTHVFQNYGPGVRYIRFIHGGKDTQFWAGWYGIRLTDSCVEICPAMDT; from the exons ATGAAGAGGAAAGCTAAGAAAGCTATGGGTTCAACTCACAGCTCTGGTTCAGCCTCAAGTCGGGATGTGTCTTCAGCTGCAGGACCGACAGCCTCTCTCTCACTGCAT CTGTTCCCTGTTCCTCTGGAGATCCTGGAGGAGATCTTCCTGAATCTTCCTCCCAAACAGGTGGTTCTTGTTTGCCGGTTAGTGTGCCATCAATGGAAAGAAGTGGCTGACAGCGAGTCTCTGTGGAGGGAGAGATGCAGAAGAGAAGGATATCGCCTCCGCGATGCTTCCAAAATACCCAAAGACTGGAGGTTGTTTTACTTCTTGTGCAAGAAGAGAAGAAATCTCCTCAAGAATCCAAGAGGAGAAA ataAAATGAAGAACTGGCAGATATTGGAGAATGGTGGTGATAGGTGGAAAGTGGAGGAAGTTATGGTGCCACATCCAAATGAGACAGTTAAGAAAACCTTTGTGACCTCTTACGG AATGTGCAGGAAGTCGCAGCTGATTGATTTGGAGGCAGAAGGTTACAACCCATCGTTTATGGATCACTTCCAGCCAGACATCAAAATATCTGATTG GTATGCACCACGATGGGATTGTGGTAGTAAATATGAAATCCGTGTAGAGTTGCTGAATCTGAGAAAGAATCCTGTCCAGACGTTCGCTCCTGAGACTGTTTACTTTGAGCAGTGGAACGATCAGAAATGGAATCAG atgACCCACGTATTCCAGAACTACGGACCAGGAGTGAGATACATCCGTTTTATCCACGGAGGAAAAGACACGCAGTTCTGGGCAGGATGGTATGGAATTCGCCTTACCGACAGCTGTGTGGAGATATGTCCAGCGATGGACACATAG